One Bombus fervidus isolate BK054 chromosome 2, iyBomFerv1, whole genome shotgun sequence DNA segment encodes these proteins:
- the Usp47 gene encoding ubiquitin specific protease 47 isoform X2, protein MVCRAGQICFIQCNLPGVKNKIFTTDRLLLHESTRGEDLYVYIGEQCQIQPDSFKLYLVSGGKLIDLSEKKDKTMSEIGVDFSFDRESSTEHKHTLVVMDPADVLMQKQFRQQTAYNAYNPPPPSPNHSSVWGEDNNVDFKSLIKSETSYVGLVNQAMTCYLNSLLQALYMTPEFRNALYNWEYVEGSEKDEANSIPYQLQKLFLNLQTSTKSAVETTALTKSFGWDSTEAWQQHDIQELCRVMFDALEQKFKNTEQADLINRLYEGKMIDYVKCLECGTEKSREDTFLDIPLPVRPFGSNVAYTSVEEALRAFVQHEILEGSNQYHCEKCNKKCDAHKGLKFTKFPYLLTLHLKRFDFDFKTFHRIKLNDKVTFPDTLNLNSFIASMPNQESPSSDENISLVKCDDNSITDSGTLDDDCPPCENSLPNSNHSTNHDQDDDEDMSNGPSTSNCAVHNHENEKNRSSNTAKGPYNYELFSIMIHSGSASGGHYYAYIKDFRTNEWFCFNDQSVTQITHDDIQKTYGGGSTRSYFTGAYSSTNAYMLMYRQIDSARNALPIQMQDFPKHIQELLKKMKENEDNDRESREKDLATPKVKVYCQHPTEDKKLNFRLSFSPNVTWAQTTKIVYKNFCLEGMVSLNQCRLVVYDHNNELIVASYEGRENETFASIWGNRVNRYSLLLEIRDKDQKFEPHLRGGIVTKVYVVDVSRKKLIEGPLNVRGLFTQTVREYKQVVGKFINMDPGDMKIVLRKHGTDAILVQNDDAILAVADFCNLIKVFVCTNADAECNKSYFETTICGIAEQLENIITLRIKLPPNSSKEILEELNIPMLDEVNKDKEKPVTDSPSKVSVAESHRDASTKCNETSKSGKLVEDTSVRNASPQLVEGEEWHTPEQSNSEDSSLSDSDKTLVGDAPGDEDFQLPYLPSSTSNRAIKMLNQVGLENWDNIIDDSEYYFKATPYTNHNEKFLKVLVDKRMIFNTLKKNLEPYVGVPAEYFKICRYFDECGESECSCLLSQLVSYEDGEKLWIEIGRALRNGEFTVKLHQFFLDSAKSKFLFEWIVSEDMTVGQAKKEILVEMKRRYNIEIPYERCRLREKCFVLPSKVLLDHQKFKDFQYYSQFEMIVQELPDKDPVTNSNQVIVFVRRWYPIKFHVGPPQEIVLDETTLKEMMKKLSLISDIPEEHINIIRGKGSVHMPIVRIENEEDWIGLTTLVEFNVEDGAVFLYRDSRETSHPLTQEEYDEIAIREVSPSLPLSSASRCNARKEKALRIYLDGE, encoded by the exons ATGGTTTGTAGAGCTGGTCAAATATGTTTCATTCAGTGCAATCTACCCggagttaaaaataaaatctttacTACTGACAGACTTCTGCTTCATGAATCTACCCGTGGTGAGGATCTTTATGTTTATATTGGAGAGCAGTGTCAAATACAACCAGACAGTTTTAAGTTGTATTTAGTATCAGGTGGAAAATTG ATCGATTTAtcagaaaagaaagataaaacaaTGTCAGAAATTGGTGtggatttttcttttgatCGGGAATCATCAACTGAGCATAAGCACACACTTGTAGTTATGGATCCAGCAGATGTTTTGATGCAGAAACAATTTCGCCAACAGACTGCATATAATGCATATAATCCTCCACCACCATCTCCTAATCATTCGTCAGTGTGGGGTGAAGATAATAATGTTGATTTCAAAAGTCTTATTAAGTCTGAAACaa gcTATGTCGGTTTAGTCAATCAAGCAATGACATGTTACTTAAATAGTCTATTACAAGCGTTATATATGACTCCTGAGTTTCGGAATGCATTGTATAATTGGGAATATGTAGAAGGATCAGAAAAAGATGAAGCTAATAGTATTCCATATCAActacagaaattatttttaaatttacag ACATCAACGAAATCAGCAGTGGAAACTACAGCACTAACAAAAAGTTTTGGTTGGGATTCTACAGAAGCTTGGCAACAACATGATATTCAAGAACTATGTAGAGTTATGTTTGATGCTttagaacaaaaatttaaaaatacggaACAAGCTGATTTAATAAACAGACTTTATGAAG gAAAGATGATTGATTATGTTAAATGTCTTGAGTGTGGTACTGAAAAATCTAGAGAAGACACTTTTCttgatataccattaccaGTAAGACCTTTTGGTAGTAATGTTGCATACACAAGTGTG gAAGAAGCTTTAAGAGCATTTGTTCAGCATGAAATTTTGGAAGGAAGCAATCAGTATCATTgcgaaaaatgtaataaaaaatgtgatGCTCATAAAGGAttaaaattcacaaaatttcCGTACCTTCTGACACTTCATCTTAAACGATTCGATTTTGATTTCAAAACCTTTCATAGAATAAAACTTAATGATAA gGTTACTTTTCCAGatacattaaatttaaattcttttattgctTCTATGCCAAATCAAGAATCTCCTAGTTCTGATGAAAATATTAGTTTAGTGAAATGCGACGATAACTCTATAACAGATAGCGGCACATTAGATGATGATTGTCCTCCCTGTGAAAACAGTCTTCCTAATAGTAATCATTCAACAAATCATGACCAAGATGATGATGAAG ATATGAGTAATGGACCTTCAACGTCAAATTGTGCTGTGCATAatcatgaaaatgaaaaaaatcgtAGCAGTAATACAGCAAAAGGACCTTACAATTATGAATTGTTCTCAATTATGATTCATAGCGGTAGTGCTAGTGGTGGTCATTATTATGcttatataaaagattttagAACAAACGAATGGTTTTGTTTCAATGATCAAAGCGTAACACAG ATAACTCATGACGATATTCAGAAAACGTATGGTGGTGGTTCAACCAGGTCATATTTTACTGGAGCTTATAGTAGTACTAATGCGTACATGCTCATGTATAGACAAATTGATTCTGCTCGCAATGCTTTGCCCATACAAATGCAAGATTTTCCAAAACATATACAGGAATTGttgaaaaagatgaaagaaaatgaagataaCGACAGGGAGAGTCGCGAAAAAGATCTTGCAACACCTAAGGTGAAAGTATATTGTCAACATCCTACAGAAGATAAGAAACTGAATTTTAGACTTTCCTTTTCGCCTAATGTTACATGGGCTCAAACGACAAAGATTGTTTATAAGAATTTTTGCTTGGAAGGAATGGTGAGCTTAAATCAATGTCGTTTAGTTGTTTATGATCACAATAATGAGTTAATCGTGGCTAGTTACGAAGGtagagaaaatgaaacgttCGCAAGTATTTGGGGTAATCGAGTGAATCGGTATagtttattattagaaatacgTGACAAAGATCAAAAATTTGAGCCACACCTACGAGGtg GTATTGTAACTAAAGTGTACGTCGTCGACGTATCTAGAAAGAAGCTTATTGAAGGACCATTAAATGTACGAGGTTTATTTACACAAACAGTGAGAGAATATAAGCAGGTGgtaggaaaatttattaatatggATCCGGGCGACATGAAAATAGTTTTACGAAAACATGGAACAGATGCTATACTCGTACAAAATGACGATGCTATATTAGCAGTTGCAgacttttgtaatttaattaaagtctTTGTATGTACGAATGCCGATGCCGAGTGTAACAAATCTTACTTTGAAACAACAATATGTGGTATTGCTGAGCAGTTAGAAAACATTATAACACTACGTATAAAGTTACCTCCTAATTCAAGTAAAG AAATATtggaagaattaaatattccaatgTTAGACGAAGTGaataaagacaaagaaaaaccTGTGACTGATAGTCCATCCAAAGTAAGCGTTGCTGAATCGCATCGAGATGCTAGTACAAAATGCAACGAGACTTCAAAAAGTGGAAAGCTTGTTGAAGATACTTCAGTAAGAAATGCAAGCCCACAATTGGTAGAGGGTGAGGAATGGCATACTCCTGAACAAAGTAATAGCGAAGATAGTAGTCTCAGTGATAGTGACAAAACTTTAGTTGGAGATGCTCCAGGAGATGAAGACTTTCAATTACCTTATCTTCCATCGAGTACAAGTAATCGCGccattaaaatgttaaatcaAGTTGGACTTGAAAACTGGGATAATATCATCGATGATtcagaatattatttcaaggCCACACCATATACAAATCATAATGAGAAAT TTTTGAAAGTATTAGTGGATAAAAGAATGATATTCAATACTTTGAAGAAAAACTTAGAGCCGTACGTTGGTGTACCtgcagaatattttaaaatttgtcgTTATTTTGATGAATGTGGTGAATCAGAATGTAGCTGTTTACTTAGTCAACTTGTTTCTTATGAAGATGGGGAGAAACTTTGGATAGAAATAGGACGGGCTTTACGTAATGGTGAATTTACAGTAAAATTACATCAGTTTTTCCTTGATTCGGCTAAG AGCAAATTTTTGTTCGAATGGATAGTCTCAGAAGACATGACTGTTGGGCAGGCGAAAAAAGAGATTCTTgtagaaatgaaaagaagatataatatagaaataccataCGAAAGATGTCGATTAAGGGAAAAGTGTTTTGTATTACCTTCAAAAGTACTTTTAGATCATCAAAAGTTTAAAGATTTCCAATATTATTCTCAATTTGAAATGATTGTACAAGAGTTACCTGATAAAGATCCAGTTACCAATAGCAATCAAGTCATTGTTTTTGTCCGACGTTGGTATCctataaaatttcatgttGGTCCACCACAAGAAATCGTATTAGATGAAACGACCTTGAAAGAAATGATGAAAAAA TTATCTTTAATATCGGATATACCTGAagaacatataaatataataagagGGAAAGGTTCAGTACATATGCCTATTGTACGAATTGAGAATGAGGAAGACTGGATTGGATTAACAACTCTTGTTGAATTTAATGTTGAAGATGGTGCTGTGTTCTTATATAG AGATAGCAGGGAAACTTCACATCCATTAACTCAAGAAGAGTACGATGAAATCGCAATTCGAGAAGTATCACCTTCTTTACCACTTTCTTCTGCGTCACGTTGTAATGCGCGTAAAGAGAAAGCGCTTAGAATATATTTGGATGGTGAATGA